One genomic segment of Tursiops truncatus isolate mTurTru1 chromosome 11, mTurTru1.mat.Y, whole genome shotgun sequence includes these proteins:
- the SLC16A7 gene encoding monocarboxylate transporter 2 isoform X2, which produces MVGGLLCCLGMVTASFSTSVIELYITMGFICGLGLAFNLQPALTILGKYFYKKRPMASGLAMAGSPVFLSTLAPFNQYLFNTYGWKGSFLILGGLLLNSCVAGSLMRPVGPKLTTKKSKQKAGEKVTDPGMKKRHRKKSICAKIDKYLDFSLFKHRGFLIYLSGNVIMFLGFFAPIIFLAPYAKDKGIDEYSAAFLLSVMAFVDMFARPTVGFIANSKLIRPRIQYFFSFAILFNGVCHLLCPLAEDYTSLVVYAVFFGLGFGSVSSILFESLMDLVGAQRFSSAVGLVTVVECCPVLLGPPLAGKLVDETGQYKYMYVACGAIVVLASVWLLIGNAINYRLLAKEKLKETTKKTHTPESQESESLKPSKSPDVSVKSQTAKGSGVNPSERETNI; this is translated from the exons ATGGTAGGAGGTTTGTTATGCTGTTTGGGAATGGTCACAGCCTCTTTCAGTACCAGCGTAATAGAGCTTTACATCACCATGGGATTCATTTGTG gttTAGGTCTAGCCTTCAACCTGCAACCCGCCTTAACAATCCTTGGCAAGTACTTCTATAAGAAACGGCCTATGGCGAGTGGCCTCGCAATGGCAGGAAGTCCTGTTTTCCTAAGTACACTGGCTCCTTTCAATCAGTACCTCTTTAATACTTATGGCTGGAAAGGAAGCTTCTTGATTTTGGGAGGTTTACTGTTGAACTCTTGTGTGGCTGGGTCCCTTATGAGACCTGTTGGACCCAAACTAACTACTAAGAAGTCTAAACAAAAGGCTGGTGAAAAAGTGACTGATCCAGGCATGAAGAAAAGACATAGGAAGAAATCAATATGCGCAAAAATTGATAAGTATttagatttctctctttttaagcACAGGGGATTTCTGATATACTTATCTGGAAATGTCATTATGTTTCTGGGGTTCTTTGCCCCCATTATATTCTTGGCTCCATATGCTAAAGACAAAGGAATTGATGAATATTCTGCAGCTTTCTTGCTGTCTGTTATGGCTTTTGTTGATATGTTTGCCAGACCTACTGTAGGATTCATTGCAAACTCCAAATTAATCCGACCCCGAATCCAGTACTTCTTCAGTTTTGCGATTTTGTTCAATGGAGTGTGTCATCTCCTGTGCCCGTTGGCTGAGGACTACACAAGCCTGGTAGTGTATGCTGTATTTTTTGGCCTTGGATTTGGGAGCGTTAGCAGTATCCTCTTTGAAAGTCTCATGGACCTTGTTGGCGCTCAAAGATTTTCCAGTGCTGTGGGTCTCGTCACAGTTGTGGAGTGTTGCCCCGTCCTTCTTGGTCCTCCTCTTGCTG GTAAACTGGTGGATGAAACTGGacaatataaatacatgtatgtggcCTGTGGAGCTATTGTAGTCCTAGCCAGCGTGTGGCTGCTCATTGGCAATGCTATCAACTACAGACTGCTCGCAAAGGAAAAGCTGAAAGAGACAACGAAGAAAACACATACACCTGAGTCCCAAGAATCTGAATCCTTGAAGCCATCTAAAAGTCCTGATGTTAGTGTCAAAAGTCAAACGGCAAAAGGATCAGGGGTTAATccctcagaaagagaaactaataTTTAA